From Moraxella sp. K1664, one genomic window encodes:
- a CDS encoding three component ABC system middle component produces the protein MNMIDAIYHIQYNPFKYGEYIYRFYSNLPEYQNNILLLPLIIPLCIHSKYTNKITGSNKRSSLLTIFENKKELYDLQERIDALQMLSRQSLQYCLGKELLYLNIDELNIYANNLDKKTVKKFNPDSKIAERLALLFGKYSVDEIYSYLGVKL, from the coding sequence ATGAATATGATTGATGCTATTTACCATATTCAATATAATCCATTTAAATATGGAGAGTATATTTATCGTTTTTATAGTAATTTACCAGAATATCAGAACAACATACTCTTATTACCTTTAATCATTCCATTATGCATCCATTCAAAATATACGAATAAAATCACTGGTTCAAATAAAAGAAGTTCATTATTAACCATTTTTGAAAACAAAAAAGAACTTTATGATTTGCAAGAAAGGATAGATGCTTTGCAGATGTTGTCAAGACAGAGCTTGCAATATTGTTTAGGAAAAGAATTGCTATATTTAAATATTGATGAATTAAATATTTATGCCAATAATTTGGATAAAAAAACTGTAAAAAAATTCAATCCAGATTCCAAAATAGCAGAAAGACTTGCTTTATTATTTGGAAAATATTCAGTAGATGAAATTTATTCATATTTGGGAGTGAAATTATGA
- a CDS encoding DUF3732 domain-containing protein: MRMMICEIGVLDKDGNIHRVPLQEGLNIITGKSSTGKSALIEIVDYCFGSSEYTIPVGVITDNAKIYYIYIKTNQCYYVLARNSENIRECYFVKEQEYHQNINNDYFYEKQSMTLTHYLNTLNDEFIGIKDVEESEIAKEIRGKALPRPTIRSFTSFMFQHQNLIANKHALFYRFDEKEKREQVMEHIKIFLGFADQQYFLIAQNFERVKNELKLLNREKEQLDKFIKDNLPNLENKIQLLKGILFLDNLPNSFPEFKFGITPTDDFKSEVNLIIKYDNINHHTEILSQRYGELRVRLGELDIKHQSLCIKRDKINRSLTLENKLTNDLIYNQHIDDIQKSECPFCHTTNISLTEQAKQLQQAIDVVSRNIVKNKALQNELQTHLDKTEKEIKECRKEIEVIKAEMSKIGQNNQSVQKFKELFDIAVSLKNDIFYLLDKTSSNNDVELTNKIDGLNKELKNYQEQKKAYNIEAEIKQADIQVSQIMREIGQHFNFEDSYTPINLKFSFENFDLYHQKSKNEKVYLRSMGSGANWLYSHLTLFLALHQYFVELDNSKSLDLFSNNSKCLIPSILMIDQPTQVYFPNFKYDTSDNFNADDIKILEQQLNTNFNAEKFDDDIKQVENIFKQLAIYCDKLQKKYGYSPQIIVTDHADDLNLGKFDFEGFVKERWRNRGFIYPTE, encoded by the coding sequence ATGAGAATGATGATATGTGAAATTGGTGTTTTGGATAAAGATGGTAATATTCATCGTGTTCCATTACAAGAAGGTTTAAATATTATTACAGGCAAATCTTCAACGGGCAAAAGTGCGTTGATTGAAATTGTGGACTATTGTTTTGGTAGTAGTGAATACACAATTCCTGTAGGCGTAATTACAGATAATGCAAAAATTTATTATATTTATATTAAAACCAACCAATGTTATTATGTTTTAGCAAGGAATTCTGAAAATATTAGAGAGTGTTATTTTGTGAAAGAGCAGGAATATCATCAAAATATCAATAATGATTATTTTTATGAAAAACAATCAATGACATTAACACACTATCTCAATACATTAAATGATGAATTTATTGGTATTAAAGACGTTGAGGAATCTGAAATTGCAAAAGAAATACGGGGTAAGGCTTTGCCAAGACCTACTATTCGCAGTTTTACTTCTTTTATGTTTCAACATCAAAATTTAATTGCCAATAAACACGCTTTATTTTATCGCTTTGATGAAAAAGAAAAGCGAGAGCAAGTAATGGAGCACATTAAAATATTTTTGGGATTTGCTGACCAGCAATATTTTTTAATTGCTCAAAATTTTGAGCGTGTCAAAAATGAATTAAAATTACTAAATAGAGAAAAAGAACAATTGGATAAATTTATCAAAGATAATTTACCAAATTTGGAAAATAAAATACAATTATTAAAAGGTATTTTGTTTTTGGATAACTTACCTAATTCTTTCCCAGAGTTTAAATTTGGTATCACACCTACCGATGATTTTAAATCAGAGGTAAATCTAATCATCAAATATGATAATATCAATCATCATACCGAAATATTGTCTCAACGCTACGGTGAGTTAAGGGTAAGGCTTGGTGAGCTGGATATAAAACATCAAAGTTTATGTATTAAAAGAGATAAAATAAATCGCTCCTTAACATTGGAAAATAAACTTACTAATGATTTAATATATAATCAGCATATTGATGATATTCAAAAATCGGAATGCCCATTTTGTCATACAACCAATATTAGCTTGACAGAGCAAGCAAAACAACTACAGCAAGCAATTGATGTGGTATCAAGAAATATTGTTAAAAATAAGGCACTTCAAAATGAATTGCAAACACATCTTGACAAAACAGAAAAAGAGATTAAAGAATGCAGAAAAGAAATAGAAGTTATAAAAGCAGAAATGTCAAAAATAGGACAAAATAATCAATCGGTGCAAAAATTTAAAGAATTATTTGATATTGCAGTAAGTCTTAAAAACGATATATTTTATCTTTTGGATAAAACATCATCTAATAATGATGTGGAATTAACAAATAAAATTGATGGTTTGAATAAAGAATTAAAAAATTATCAAGAACAAAAGAAAGCGTATAATATTGAAGCTGAAATTAAGCAGGCGGACATTCAAGTCAGTCAAATTATGCGTGAAATTGGACAACATTTTAATTTTGAGGACTCTTATACGCCGATAAATTTAAAGTTTTCTTTTGAAAATTTTGATTTGTATCACCAAAAATCAAAGAATGAAAAAGTTTACCTGCGTTCAATGGGTAGTGGTGCAAATTGGCTATACAGTCATTTAACCTTATTTTTAGCATTACACCAATATTTTGTGGAATTAGATAATTCAAAATCATTAGATTTATTTTCAAACAACTCTAAATGTTTGATTCCTTCAATTTTAATGATTGACCAGCCAACCCAAGTATATTTTCCAAATTTTAAATATGATACATCTGATAATTTTAATGCAGATGACATTAAAATTTTGGAACAACAACTTAATACCAATTTTAACGCAGAAAAGTTTGATGATGATATTAAACAAGTTGAAAATATTTTTAAACAACTGGCAATTTATTGCGATAAATTACAGAAAAAATATGGCTATTCACCACAAATCATTGTTACCGACCACGCAGATGATTTGAATTTAGGTAAGTTTGATTTTGAGGGGTTTGTAAAAGAACGGTGGCGAAATCGTGGGTTTATTTACCCAACTGAATAA
- a CDS encoding isochorismatase family protein, whose translation MLGTTQNCVTHTALSPLAKGYKIRVLSSLCTAPTELIHGIALEALKDRDWIDVV comes from the coding sequence ATGCTCGGCACAACCCAAAACTGCGTAACCCACACCGCCTTATCACCCCTTGCCAAGGGCTATAAAATCCGTGTCTTATCAAGCCTTTGCACCGCACCGACAGAGCTTATCCATGGTATCGCCCTAGAAGCATTAAAAGACCGTGATTGGATTGATGTGGTTTAA
- a CDS encoding organic hydroperoxide resistance protein, whose amino-acid sequence MKIFYHTSATATATATGGRDGRTQVDDGSIGFDLVGFQNESGKVGTNPEQLFAMGYAACFDSAMNHVAPTLGIKPEQSSTTVAVGIGQKADGAFGLDLDITITVKGLSEEQAKTLIEKAHAVCPYSNAVRGNVDVRLHVNLIQTFDL is encoded by the coding sequence ATGAAAATTTTTTATCACACATCAGCCACAGCCACAGCCACAGCCACAGGCGGACGAGACGGTCGCACCCAAGTAGATGACGGCTCAATCGGCTTTGATTTGGTCGGCTTTCAAAACGAAAGCGGTAAAGTCGGCACCAACCCAGAACAGCTTTTTGCCATGGGCTATGCCGCCTGCTTTGACAGTGCGATGAATCATGTCGCCCCAACGCTAGGCATCAAGCCCGAGCAATCTAGCACCACTGTGGCGGTCGGTATCGGTCAAAAGGCGGACGGTGCATTTGGTTTGGATTTGGACATCACCATCACCGTAAAAGGTCTAAGCGAAGAGCAGGCGAAAACCTTGATTGAAAAGGCTCATGCCGTTTGCCCTTATTCAAATGCTGTGCGTGGCAATGTGGACGTACGTTTGCACGTGAATTTGATTCAAACTTTTGATTTGTAA
- a CDS encoding MarR family transcriptional regulator has protein sequence MHDQLRLCNQLCFPLYTISKEITRRYTPFLQELDLTYPQYLVMLVLWESDAMSVGEIGEQLHLDSGTLTPLLKRLQSKGLIDRVRCVNDERSVKITLTEQGQAMENQAVAIPYKMAEQLNLSDDEVDTLKKIVSKLNS, from the coding sequence ATGCACGACCAACTAAGACTTTGTAATCAGCTCTGCTTTCCACTCTATACCATCTCCAAAGAAATCACACGCCGTTATACGCCATTTTTGCAAGAGCTTGATCTGACTTATCCGCAGTATTTGGTCATGCTCGTGTTATGGGAGTCTGATGCGATGAGCGTGGGCGAGATTGGCGAGCAGTTGCACCTAGATAGCGGTACGCTTACCCCACTTCTAAAACGTTTACAAAGCAAAGGGTTGATTGACCGAGTTCGCTGTGTCAATGACGAACGCAGTGTCAAAATCACTCTAACCGAACAGGGGCAAGCCATGGAAAATCAAGCGGTAGCGATTCCTTATAAGATGGCAGAACAGCTGAATTTATCCGATGATGAAGTTGATACGCTAAAAAAAATCGTTTCAAAATTAAACAGTTAG
- a CDS encoding MBL fold metallo-hydrolase, giving the protein MFKKLTLSALALSVSISAFALDSYQHIRNATAKIEYAGQTFLVDPFFAKKGSMAGFDGTYNSHLQSPMIELPMPIKDIIKGVDAVIVTHTHEDHWDETAQQAIPKHLPIFVQHEDDAKLIRSQGFKNVTVLHDKATFGGVELHKTGGSHGTEAIYANPQLASLLGEAMGVVIKKDGHLTTYIMGDTVWTAEVNKALHKHTPKYLVMNTGYARINGISDSIIMGVDDVLKATQVAPNAHIITVHMDTTNHNSVSREDMRKFVIGEKIADKVSIPKDGEVIRLK; this is encoded by the coding sequence ATGTTTAAAAAATTAACCCTATCCGCCCTAGCTCTAAGTGTAAGCATTTCTGCCTTTGCCCTAGACAGCTATCAGCATATCCGCAACGCCACCGCCAAGATTGAGTACGCAGGGCAGACCTTTTTGGTAGACCCATTTTTTGCCAAAAAAGGCTCAATGGCAGGCTTTGACGGCACTTATAATAGTCATTTGCAGTCGCCGATGATTGAGTTGCCCATGCCCATCAAGGACATTATAAAGGGCGTGGATGCGGTCATCGTAACGCACACGCACGAAGACCATTGGGACGAAACCGCCCAACAGGCGATTCCTAAGCATTTGCCGATTTTTGTACAACACGAAGACGATGCCAAACTTATCCGCTCACAAGGCTTTAAAAATGTAACGGTTTTGCACGACAAGGCGACCTTTGGCGGTGTGGAACTGCACAAAACAGGCGGAAGTCATGGCACAGAAGCGATTTATGCCAATCCCCAGCTTGCCAGCTTGCTCGGCGAAGCAATGGGCGTGGTCATCAAAAAAGACGGACACCTCACCACCTACATCATGGGCGACACCGTCTGGACTGCCGAAGTCAATAAAGCCCTGCACAAACACACGCCAAAATATCTGGTCATGAACACAGGTTACGCTCGTATTAACGGCATATCCGACAGTATCATCATGGGCGTGGATGACGTGCTAAAAGCCACGCAAGTCGCCCCCAATGCCCACATCATCACCGTGCATATGGACACCACCAACCATAATTCGGTCAGTCGTGAAGATATGCGTAAATTTGTGATTGGCGAAAAAATCGCCGATAAAGTCAGCATCCCAAAAGATGGGGAAGTGATTAGGCTAAAATAA
- a CDS encoding SMP-30/gluconolactonase/LRE family protein yields the protein MTTFKITLIALSLATFGVACTPIDKLAHQTSQAVKQAGQSVHLSHAKTVENLHFINDLKSPEDLVQIPNTKWLIASGMTHHSGLYLVDSQTKTAQRLIAPKASAVSHEFKNSKPQPHADEMQIHGVSIRDIGGGKSLLYAVNHNGFDKNITHETIEVFEVNANTATPTITWLGNVPMPTDSQGRYLAGNAVVSGSDGSIYVTVMMHPEHDLTEMIAGKITGAVYRWTPSTQKFEKLQGSEFSGNNGIELSKDEKHIYVAHMKNMSKLTNTNPAKIVATAQLDYGVFDNLHWHGDKLITAGSRTQNCGQTTTYDCLKDFHVTTISPDNLAVKPLYQGKYTADFSGVSTVLAVDNTYYLGSFYRDKMAYFEGK from the coding sequence ATGACAACATTTAAAATCACACTCATCGCCCTATCCCTTGCCACATTTGGCGTGGCGTGTACGCCGATTGACAAACTGGCACACCAAACGAGCCAAGCGGTCAAACAGGCAGGGCAAAGTGTTCATCTTTCCCATGCTAAAACGGTGGAAAATCTGCACTTTATCAACGACCTAAAAAGCCCCGAAGATTTGGTGCAAATCCCCAATACCAAATGGCTGATTGCCAGTGGCATGACGCACCATAGTGGATTGTATTTGGTGGACAGCCAAACCAAGACCGCCCAGCGATTGATTGCTCCCAAAGCGTCCGCGGTGTCTCATGAGTTTAAAAACAGCAAGCCACAGCCCCATGCCGATGAAATGCAAATTCATGGGGTGAGCATTCGAGATATTGGCGGTGGCAAATCGCTTCTGTATGCGGTCAATCACAACGGCTTTGACAAAAATATCACGCACGAGACCATTGAAGTGTTTGAAGTGAACGCCAATACCGCCACACCAACAATCACATGGCTAGGTAACGTGCCAATGCCGACCGACTCTCAGGGCAGATATTTGGCGGGCAATGCGGTGGTATCAGGTTCGGACGGCTCGATTTATGTTACCGTGATGATGCACCCTGAGCATGATTTAACTGAGATGATTGCAGGCAAGATTACAGGGGCGGTTTATCGCTGGACACCCTCCACGCAAAAATTTGAAAAATTACAAGGCTCAGAGTTTAGCGGTAATAACGGCATTGAGCTATCCAAGGACGAAAAGCACATCTATGTCGCCCACATGAAAAACATGAGTAAATTAACGAACACCAACCCTGCTAAAATCGTGGCGACCGCACAGCTTGATTATGGCGTGTTTGACAATTTGCATTGGCATGGCGACAAGCTTATTACCGCAGGGTCAAGAACCCAAAACTGCGGTCAAACGACGACTTACGATTGCCTAAAAGATTTTCATGTTACGACCATCAGTCCTGATAATTTGGCGGTAAAGCCACTTTATCAAGGCAAATATACTGCCGATTTTAGTGGGGTTTCGACCGTGCTTGCGGTGGATAATACCTATTATCTAGGCTCGTTTTATAGAGATAAAATGGCGTATTTTGAAGGGAAATGA
- a CDS encoding GNAT family N-acetyltransferase — protein sequence MTLTVKNIRPFTPYFADFKRLYHAVFPDKARFPIPLLVLMSVRSDVDFWAVLDKGEFVGFVYLINDKKATFVLYLAVDERQHSKGYGSQILALIERKKAGKTIVLDIETADNTEADNHAQRVKRQAFYVKNGFERMDFRLQDNDDYLDVLCKNGRIDEKAYHALVTKPVFGLVNIRTRKR from the coding sequence ATGACTTTAACTGTTAAAAACATCCGTCCATTTACGCCATATTTTGCTGATTTTAAACGGCTGTATCATGCGGTATTTCCTGATAAAGCACGTTTTCCCATACCGCTACTTGTGCTGATGTCGGTGCGGTCTGATGTGGATTTTTGGGCGGTGCTGGATAAGGGCGAATTTGTCGGATTTGTGTATTTGATTAACGACAAAAAAGCAACCTTTGTGCTGTATTTGGCGGTGGACGAACGCCAGCATTCCAAAGGCTACGGCTCGCAAATTTTGGCACTCATTGAACGCAAAAAAGCAGGCAAAACCATTGTGCTAGACATTGAAACGGCTGATAACACAGAAGCGGACAACCACGCCCAACGGGTCAAACGCCAAGCGTTTTATGTGAAAAATGGCTTTGAGCGAATGGATTTTCGTTTGCAGGATAATGATGATTATCTTGATGTTTTGTGCAAAAACGGACGGATTGACGAAAAAGCGTATCACGCCTTAGTTACCAAACCTGTGTTTGGGTTGGTGAATATTCGGACAAGAAAGCGGTAG
- a CDS encoding ABC transporter six-transmembrane domain-containing protein — protein MLTFALVATENLLFVLYPLVGSFAVNAVLSGDTVKALAYAFIVFVMWAVGSARRAVDTRAFVRIYASLAVPAILNQKQKGTTSSAIAHANLARQFVDFFETHLPVLITAGFNIVGSVVMLIIIEFWSGVISLAILLIFMMILPKYTKMNDRLYFKLNNHIENEGNLIERGQAGELVRHYDLLSKIRIGISNREAISFFVIGVSLAVLFGITLAILANKSVQAGHVYAVITYLWAFAMSIDDMPRFVEKFSELRDIGARVQI, from the coding sequence TTGCTAACATTTGCCCTTGTGGCAACCGAGAATCTTTTGTTTGTGCTGTATCCATTGGTGGGCAGTTTTGCGGTCAATGCGGTGCTTTCTGGCGATACTGTTAAGGCGTTGGCGTATGCATTCATCGTCTTTGTGATGTGGGCGGTGGGGTCGGCACGGCGAGCGGTGGACACACGGGCGTTTGTGCGGATTTATGCCAGTCTTGCCGTGCCTGCCATTTTGAACCAAAAACAAAAAGGCACAACGTCCAGTGCTATCGCCCACGCCAATTTGGCACGGCAATTTGTGGACTTTTTTGAGACGCATTTGCCTGTGCTGATTACCGCAGGATTTAATATTGTCGGTTCGGTGGTCATGCTTATCATCATTGAGTTTTGGTCTGGGGTGATTTCGTTGGCTATTTTGTTGATATTTATGATGATTTTGCCAAAATACACCAAGATGAATGACCGACTTTATTTTAAATTGAACAACCACATAGAAAACGAAGGCAATCTGATTGAGCGTGGACAAGCAGGCGAGCTGGTTCGCCATTATGATTTATTGTCAAAAATCCGCATTGGTATTTCCAACCGTGAAGCGATAAGTTTTTTTGTGATTGGTGTGTCGCTTGCGGTGCTGTTTGGGATAACTTTGGCGATTTTGGCAAACAAATCGGTGCAGGCAGGACACGTTTATGCGGTCATTACCTATCTGTGGGCGTTTGCGATGAGCATTGATGATATGCCAAGATTTGTAGAGAAATTTTCAGAATTAAGAGACATTGGAGCTAGGGTACAAATATGA
- a CDS encoding MarR family transcriptional regulator, with product MNTLTPNQIDQIADVAVQMMNDYAQFAKKHNVNDNELGILYTLWVDGACSQSHIAQKQLIAKQTVNTLCQKFIKDGLLISQPCDTDKRQKVLHFTDKGRAFAEPIIADLLAQENKAIAEFGVRRVAFLLNELKDLQGVLAKYLE from the coding sequence ATGAATACATTAACCCCCAATCAAATAGACCAAATCGCCGATGTCGCTGTGCAAATGATGAATGATTATGCTCAATTTGCCAAAAAGCACAATGTAAACGACAACGAGCTTGGCATACTCTACACACTGTGGGTGGACGGTGCGTGCAGTCAGTCGCACATTGCCCAAAAACAGCTTATCGCCAAACAAACGGTCAATACGCTATGCCAAAAATTTATCAAAGACGGTCTGTTGATAAGCCAGCCTTGCGATACAGACAAACGCCAAAAGGTGTTGCATTTTACCGATAAAGGGCGAGCCTTTGCCGAGCCGATTATTGCCGATTTACTCGCCCAAGAAAACAAGGCAATCGCTGAATTTGGCGTTCGGAGAGTGGCATTTTTATTAAATGAATTAAAAGACTTACAAGGCGTACTTGCCAAGTATTTGGAGTAA
- a CDS encoding alpha/beta hydrolase — protein sequence MKFLKTALLVSLTAVSLIACSAVKEKWERMPVVNVSYTQEIQGLMPIEAKYTQMGQFAVVSQTVPSGENYFKEHKIWYPQNINQINGKLPVVVFANGTGVPYYKYEAVFEHLASFGFVVIGNDDKESWSGLSSSQSLAVLDNLNSDKNSIFFNKLDTKNAGISGHSQGGVGAINGATRFANSHQFKAVYTSSATKLALANGLKWDYDISKIRVPYFAVSGTGLFDAGNGKPDSGIAPLSSLQENHHKIPNGQWAVFARRKNTDHGDMLFKADGYMTAWFMYHLKNDVNAGKMLDEIKRNPNWQDVMIKR from the coding sequence ATGAAATTTTTAAAAACCGCTTTGCTTGTCAGCTTGACGGCAGTCTCTTTAATCGCCTGCTCCGCCGTAAAAGAAAAATGGGAGCGTATGCCTGTGGTTAATGTCAGCTACACCCAAGAAATACAAGGCTTAATGCCGATTGAAGCCAAATACACGCAAATGGGGCAATTTGCTGTTGTCTCGCAAACCGTGCCAAGTGGCGAAAATTATTTTAAAGAACACAAAATCTGGTATCCACAAAACATCAATCAAATCAATGGTAAATTGCCCGTTGTGGTGTTCGCCAATGGTACAGGCGTGCCGTATTACAAATACGAAGCGGTGTTTGAGCATTTGGCAAGCTTTGGTTTTGTTGTGATTGGCAATGATGATAAAGAAAGTTGGAGCGGATTGTCATCAAGTCAATCGCTTGCGGTGCTAGATAACTTAAACAGCGATAAAAATTCAATATTTTTCAATAAATTGGATACCAAAAACGCAGGCATTAGCGGTCATTCGCAAGGCGGTGTGGGGGCAATCAATGGGGCAACCCGTTTTGCCAATTCACACCAATTTAAAGCGGTTTATACTTCCAGTGCGACCAAATTGGCGTTGGCAAACGGCTTAAAATGGGATTATGACATCAGCAAAATCCGTGTGCCGTATTTTGCCGTTTCAGGCACAGGCTTGTTTGATGCAGGCAATGGCAAGCCCGATAGCGGTATCGCCCCTTTATCATCGCTACAAGAAAATCATCACAAAATCCCAAACGGTCAATGGGCGGTTTTCGCTCGCAGAAAAAACACCGACCACGGCGATATGCTGTTTAAAGCAGACGGCTATATGACCGCTTGGTTTATGTATCATTTAAAAAATGATGTCAATGCAGGCAAAATGTTAGATGAAATCAAACGCAATCCAAATTGGCAAGATGTGATGATAAAGCGTTGA
- a CDS encoding TetR/AcrR family transcriptional regulator, whose protein sequence is MKNTLNTHIKDYIAQSLILLLKQKPFDEIKINEICQKAGVNRSSFYRNFANKEQAIVFYLQLNMLPAFLARQPFTRNKDIFVAIFHSINDMGEVVDLLYVNDLSHIFLQYIKDCCGAKPVFDDEEAYRTSLIMGLVFGSLDEWIRRGRVQTPDDMADKIGEHLKRIGENWDALSDEHQPASTE, encoded by the coding sequence ATGAAAAATACACTCAACACCCACATCAAAGATTATATCGCCCAATCCTTGATTTTGTTATTAAAACAAAAACCATTTGATGAAATTAAAATCAATGAAATTTGCCAAAAAGCAGGGGTAAACCGCTCATCGTTTTATCGCAATTTTGCCAATAAAGAACAGGCGATTGTGTTTTATTTACAGCTTAATATGTTGCCTGCGTTTTTGGCTCGTCAGCCTTTTACTCGCAACAAGGATATTTTTGTGGCGATATTCCACAGCATTAACGATATGGGCGAAGTTGTGGATTTGTTGTATGTCAATGATTTATCGCACATATTTTTGCAATACATTAAGGATTGTTGCGGGGCAAAACCTGTTTTTGATGATGAGGAAGCCTATCGCACCAGTTTGATTATGGGACTGGTGTTTGGCTCACTTGATGAATGGATACGGCGTGGGCGTGTGCAAACGCCTGATGATATGGCAGATAAAATTGGCGAGCATTTAAAACGGATTGGGGAAAATTGGGACGCATTGTCCGATGAACACCAGCCTGCCAGTACCGAATGA
- a CDS encoding DUF333 domain-containing protein, whose amino-acid sequence MKTITLLGIAMTTLTLTACTTTNQAQSPAVGMANPASEFCTKQGGKTEIRKNADGSEYGVCHLPNGQVVEEWEFFRQHQK is encoded by the coding sequence ATGAAAACAATCACCCTATTAGGTATCGCCATGACCACCCTAACCTTAACCGCTTGCACCACAACCAATCAAGCCCAAAGCCCTGCTGTCGGTATGGCAAATCCTGCGTCCGAATTTTGTACCAAACAAGGTGGAAAAACCGAAATCCGCAAAAATGCAGACGGCTCAGAATATGGCGTATGCCATTTGCCAAATGGTCAAGTGGTAGAAGAGTGGGAATTTTTCCGCCAACATCAAAAGTAA
- a CDS encoding DUF2892 domain-containing protein, translating into MKSNLHSIDRILRLVVGALLVALAFMGVIGVWGYIGAVFVLTAFINFCPIYRIFNFSTKKKD; encoded by the coding sequence ATGAAAAGTAATCTACACAGCATTGACCGTATCTTACGCTTGGTGGTTGGGGCGTTGCTTGTGGCTTTGGCGTTCATGGGCGTGATTGGGGTGTGGGGCTATATTGGGGCGGTGTTTGTTTTGACCGCATTTATCAACTTTTGCCCCATTTATCGGATATTTAATTTTTCTACCAAAAAGAAAGATTAA
- a CDS encoding DUF2892 domain-containing protein codes for MPTKSPLIRQIAPLISWTAVCRRGKRQGYQLSLTAHSPLVLLRQVQIVAGVLILFGVVLGSLVSPVFYGVSGFVGAGLLFAGVTGFCGMARVLALLPYNRVSS; via the coding sequence ATGCCGACAAAATCACCGCTTATACGTCAAATTGCACCGCTTATATCATGGACGGCGGTTTGCAGGCGTGGCAAAAGGCAGGGCTACCAACTGTCATTGACCGCACACAGCCCATTAGTCTTATTAAGGCAAGTGCAAATCGTGGCAGGGGTGCTGATACTGTTTGGTGTGGTGCTAGGCTCGCTTGTGTCGCCTGTGTTTTATGGCGTGAGTGGATTTGTCGGGGCAGGGCTACTATTTGCAGGGGTTACGGGCTTTTGTGGTATGGCAAGAGTGCTTGCCTTGTTGCCTTATAATCGTGTGTCGTCTTAA
- a CDS encoding metalloregulator ArsR/SmtB family transcription factor — protein sequence MNDTVSNATFPEQAKQASDFLRILANENRLQILCLLIEHGEMSVGQINAMTTLSQSALSQHLAKMRDEGLVSYRRQSQTLYYRICDDRVARIIMVLKEIFCP from the coding sequence ATGAATGATACTGTATCCAATGCAACATTCCCCGAGCAAGCCAAACAAGCGAGCGACTTTTTACGCATTTTGGCAAACGAAAACCGCCTGCAAATCCTGTGCCTGCTGATAGAGCATGGCGAGATGAGTGTCGGACAAATCAATGCGATGACCACGCTTAGTCAGTCGGCACTCTCCCAGCATTTGGCAAAAATGCGAGATGAAGGACTGGTAAGTTATCGCAGGCAGTCTCAGACCTTGTATTATCGGATTTGTGATGACAGGGTTGCTCGTATCATCATGGTTTTAAAGGAAATTTTTTGTCCCTAA